In the Ochrobactrum sp. Marseille-Q0166 genome, one interval contains:
- a CDS encoding ABC transporter ATP-binding protein, whose amino-acid sequence MSRPDVNGNIDLAAEGVTVAYGRAVVVKDLDLIIPRGAFTALIGPNGSGKSTILRALGGLLAPMAGTVRLDRRPIAEFSAREIARRIGVLAQGPVAPEGLSVLDLVRQGRYPHLSLFGRRSERDDAVCEEALLLTGMQDLAGRPLDSLSGGQRQRAWIAMALAQETPILLLDEPTTFLDLAHQIEVMELVSRLVAERGKTVVAVLHDLNQAARYADHMVMLRKGKIVATGRPSVVMTAEIVQHVFGVAAIIIADPVAGTPMCIPAAS is encoded by the coding sequence ATGTCCCGGCCTGACGTAAACGGAAACATAGACCTCGCTGCCGAAGGCGTTACGGTCGCCTATGGCCGCGCAGTGGTCGTAAAAGATCTCGACCTTATAATTCCTCGCGGCGCCTTCACCGCGTTGATCGGGCCGAACGGTAGCGGCAAGTCGACGATCCTGCGCGCGCTTGGCGGCCTGCTTGCGCCCATGGCTGGCACAGTTCGGCTGGACAGGCGGCCCATAGCCGAATTTTCGGCAAGGGAAATCGCACGACGCATAGGCGTGCTGGCGCAAGGGCCGGTCGCGCCGGAAGGGTTGTCGGTGCTGGATTTGGTCCGGCAGGGCCGGTATCCGCACCTTTCCCTGTTCGGCCGCAGGTCCGAACGGGACGATGCGGTTTGCGAGGAGGCCCTGCTGCTGACCGGGATGCAAGACCTAGCTGGGCGACCGCTCGACAGCCTGTCCGGCGGCCAGCGCCAACGAGCGTGGATCGCGATGGCGCTTGCGCAGGAGACCCCCATCTTACTGCTCGACGAACCCACAACGTTTCTCGATCTCGCTCATCAGATCGAGGTGATGGAGTTGGTGAGCCGCCTGGTTGCTGAGCGCGGCAAGACAGTCGTTGCCGTGCTGCACGATCTCAACCAGGCCGCGCGCTACGCGGACCACATGGTCATGCTTAGGAAAGGTAAGATCGTGGCTACCGGTCGCCCCAGCGTTGTGATGACGGCTGAGATCGTACAGCATGTTTTCGGGGTTGCCGCTATCATTATTGCAGATCCCGTCGCTGGAACACCGATGTGCATTCCTGCCGCCTCCTGA
- a CDS encoding TetR/AcrR family transcriptional regulator, with protein sequence MKRIYGRKRLSRQEAQAQTRERLIEAAKRLFIQRGFAGTSLRDIAEEAGYSQGAFYSNFSCKEAVMLELLKRHVVLKDSEFDAIVANKDYTPDQILVELEIMLTRFETEQDWSVLAIELQLCAMRSPSFAESYAAVWHEHEKRVATMLRRLFERLDQTPPAEVIPIAKGLIALTNGLVVQQGHRRPNYIAGTIAMFLRAVLSSGPSVTMR encoded by the coding sequence ATGAAAAGAATCTACGGACGGAAACGGCTGAGTCGGCAGGAGGCGCAGGCTCAGACACGCGAGCGTCTCATCGAGGCCGCAAAGAGACTATTCATACAGCGCGGTTTCGCCGGTACATCCTTGCGCGATATCGCGGAGGAAGCCGGGTATTCGCAAGGAGCGTTCTATTCTAACTTTTCATGCAAAGAGGCTGTGATGCTTGAGCTTCTCAAGCGCCACGTGGTCTTGAAGGATAGTGAGTTTGATGCAATCGTAGCCAACAAGGATTACACGCCGGACCAAATTCTGGTTGAATTGGAAATCATGCTAACAAGGTTTGAGACCGAGCAGGACTGGTCTGTATTGGCTATTGAACTCCAGCTATGCGCCATGAGGAGCCCGTCATTCGCCGAGAGTTACGCCGCAGTCTGGCATGAGCACGAGAAGCGAGTGGCGACGATGCTGAGGCGACTATTCGAGCGTCTGGACCAAACGCCGCCGGCTGAGGTCATACCAATCGCCAAGGGACTGATTGCGCTGACGAACGGGCTGGTTGTGCAGCAAGGCCACAGACGGCCAAACTATATAGCAGGTACGATTGCCATGTTCCTGCGCGCCGTCCTTTCCTCAGGTCCCAGCGTGACAATGCGTTAG
- a CDS encoding iron ABC transporter permease has protein sequence MTGTTVTGCYDSRADSMRASSLAVLCLATASLAVWSVTLGTSRIAVADVLAALFAFDGSREHLVVTTLRLPRVLAGLMAGSALAVAGAIMQAMTNNPLASPGLLGINAGASFAVVVAISVLGAGSSNAHIWFAFGGAGLTAVVVYALASAGVAGATPLKLVLAGAVLATFLTSLATAILIFDQTTLDAVRLWTAGSLTGRTMAQVTAVAPYILVGLAAALIFRRHLMTLSLGTTVAQSVGQNPVLWRGLAVVIVILLAGGAVSLAGPIGFVGLVVPHLARMTVSVDYRWIIPFSAAGGALLIVVADTVGRTFFASQSFPVGVTMALVGAPFFIWIARRRVDGAS, from the coding sequence ATGACAGGAACCACAGTGACCGGCTGTTACGATAGCCGTGCAGATTCGATGCGGGCCTCATCGCTCGCGGTGCTGTGTCTCGCCACGGCGAGCCTGGCGGTCTGGTCCGTGACGCTGGGCACGTCGCGCATTGCGGTTGCGGATGTGCTTGCGGCGCTCTTTGCGTTCGATGGCTCGCGCGAGCATCTGGTGGTGACGACGCTGCGCCTGCCACGCGTGCTGGCCGGGCTTATGGCTGGCTCCGCGCTGGCGGTGGCAGGCGCGATCATGCAGGCAATGACGAACAACCCGCTCGCTTCGCCCGGTCTGCTTGGCATCAATGCCGGGGCATCCTTCGCCGTGGTCGTGGCGATATCCGTGCTCGGGGCAGGATCGAGCAACGCCCATATCTGGTTCGCCTTTGGCGGCGCGGGCTTGACGGCCGTTGTGGTCTATGCGCTGGCCTCGGCCGGAGTTGCCGGTGCGACGCCGCTCAAGCTGGTGCTGGCCGGGGCTGTGCTGGCCACCTTCCTCACCTCGCTGGCCACTGCGATCCTCATTTTCGACCAGACCACGCTCGACGCCGTGAGGCTGTGGACGGCCGGTTCGCTTACCGGCCGCACTATGGCTCAGGTGACCGCCGTAGCACCCTATATTCTCGTGGGCTTGGCCGCAGCTCTGATCTTTCGCCGCCATCTCATGACATTAAGCCTGGGAACAACTGTCGCCCAATCTGTCGGGCAGAACCCAGTCCTGTGGCGTGGTCTCGCCGTTGTTATAGTCATTCTGCTTGCTGGCGGTGCAGTATCGCTCGCCGGTCCCATCGGTTTCGTCGGGCTGGTCGTCCCGCATCTTGCACGGATGACGGTCAGTGTCGACTACCGCTGGATCATCCCGTTCAGCGCGGCTGGCGGTGCACTGCTGATCGTGGTGGCGGACACGGTGGGCCGGACGTTTTTTGCCAGCCAGAGCTTTCCGGTTGGGGTGACGATGGCGCTTGTCGGCGCACCGTTTTTCATATGGATCGCCCGCCGCCGCGTGGACGGTGCCTCATGA
- a CDS encoding DUF1304 domain-containing protein, whose amino-acid sequence MIANILIALIAALHIYILVLEMFLWTRPQTRRAFNLSPDFASQTKVLAGNQGLYNGFLAAGLIVGLFLQADGYAFKLFFLICVAVAGIYGSATVSRKIAFVQTVPAVLALCALWAGI is encoded by the coding sequence ATGATCGCCAATATCCTCATCGCCCTGATCGCAGCACTGCACATCTACATCCTCGTGCTGGAAATGTTCCTGTGGACCAGGCCCCAGACCCGACGCGCGTTCAACCTATCGCCAGACTTTGCCAGCCAGACCAAAGTTCTGGCTGGCAATCAGGGGCTTTATAATGGGTTTCTCGCTGCGGGGCTTATCGTCGGTCTTTTCCTGCAAGCGGATGGATATGCCTTCAAGCTGTTCTTCCTGATCTGCGTGGCCGTCGCCGGCATTTATGGTTCGGCGACCGTCAGCAGGAAGATCGCCTTCGTGCAAACCGTGCCTGCCGTTCTCGCGCTCTGTGCACTGTGGGCTGGCATATAA
- a CDS encoding NAD-dependent succinate-semialdehyde dehydrogenase yields MAYATINPYTGETVATFPDATDAEAKTALDNADAAFLKWRETSFGERGRILQKAADLLRRDSDAYAKLLTLEMGKLFAEAKAEVELSAKIFEYYVRNAEALLKPEKLPVLDPAEGDAVLVHEPLGVLLAIEPWNFPYYQIARILAPQLSAGNTLILKHASNVPQSAAAFEKLMAQAGLPEGCFKNLYATRDQINMIINDPRVHGVALTGSEAAGSIVAAEAGKALKKSTMELGGADAFVVLKDADLKKTIDWAVFGRHWNGGQVCVSSKRMIVVDEVYDAFLDGYRNGVAKLVAGDPFDPKTTLAPLSSQKAADDIKEQIRKAVGHGAKAEEVGLPVPNQGAFVQPTILTDVGEDNPARYWEFFGPVSMLFRAKDEDDAVRIANDSPFGLGGSVFTADEKRGFEVAKRISTGMVFVNHPTKVEADLPFGGVRRSGYGRELLGLGLKEFVNHKLIDVVDIDAHF; encoded by the coding sequence ATGGCTTATGCAACCATCAATCCTTATACCGGTGAAACCGTCGCGACGTTTCCCGACGCGACTGACGCGGAGGCAAAGACGGCCCTCGACAACGCGGATGCTGCATTCCTCAAATGGAGGGAAACCTCTTTTGGTGAGCGGGGCCGTATTCTTCAGAAGGCCGCCGACCTTCTGCGCCGCGACAGCGATGCCTATGCTAAACTTCTGACGCTGGAAATGGGCAAGCTCTTCGCGGAGGCCAAGGCGGAAGTCGAGCTCTCGGCCAAGATCTTCGAATATTATGTCCGCAATGCCGAAGCCTTGCTGAAGCCGGAGAAGCTCCCGGTGCTCGATCCCGCTGAAGGCGATGCGGTTCTGGTGCATGAGCCGCTCGGCGTGCTGCTCGCCATTGAGCCATGGAACTTCCCGTACTATCAGATCGCCCGCATCCTGGCGCCGCAGCTTTCTGCCGGCAACACGCTGATCCTCAAACATGCCTCCAACGTACCGCAGAGTGCTGCAGCGTTCGAAAAGCTGATGGCGCAGGCCGGACTGCCGGAAGGCTGCTTCAAGAATCTCTATGCAACGCGCGACCAGATCAACATGATCATTAACGATCCGAGGGTCCATGGCGTGGCGCTGACCGGATCGGAGGCAGCAGGTTCCATCGTCGCGGCGGAAGCCGGCAAGGCTCTGAAGAAATCAACAATGGAGCTCGGCGGCGCAGATGCCTTCGTCGTGCTCAAGGATGCCGATCTCAAGAAGACCATTGACTGGGCCGTCTTTGGTCGTCACTGGAACGGCGGACAGGTCTGTGTGTCGTCCAAGCGCATGATCGTCGTGGACGAGGTCTATGACGCATTCCTTGACGGTTATCGGAACGGAGTGGCGAAGCTAGTCGCTGGCGACCCCTTTGATCCTAAGACTACGCTCGCACCGTTGTCTTCCCAGAAAGCCGCAGACGACATCAAGGAGCAAATTCGCAAAGCGGTTGGTCACGGAGCCAAGGCCGAGGAAGTCGGCCTACCTGTCCCCAACCAGGGTGCCTTCGTGCAGCCAACCATTCTCACCGATGTGGGAGAGGACAACCCGGCCCGCTACTGGGAGTTCTTCGGTCCGGTCTCGATGCTGTTCCGCGCGAAAGACGAAGACGATGCGGTTCGCATTGCCAATGACTCGCCCTTCGGTCTCGGCGGCTCGGTGTTCACGGCGGATGAAAAGCGCGGCTTCGAGGTCGCGAAGCGAATCTCGACCGGCATGGTGTTCGTCAACCATCCCACGAAGGTGGAAGCGGATCTGCCGTTCGGTGGTGTTCGTCGATCGGGTTACGGGCGCGAACTGCTCGGCCTTGGATTGAAGGAGTTCGTGAACCACAAGCTGATCGATGTGGTCGATATCGACGCTCACTTCTGA
- a CDS encoding NAD(P)(+) transhydrogenase (Re/Si-specific) subunit beta, with protein MIIQHTLGLSGLAAAALFIFGLKRMSSPVTALSGIVVAGVGMIVAVAASFLAVFDVTETVRPYLGVNIILALAALALGGGWAWLRGKKVEMTAIPQMVALYNGMGGGAAAAVAAVELSARGASNPVILAVTAAGALIGSISLTGSVIAWAKLDGKIRKPFRFRGQRLVNGALFTLTLLLGIALVIFFDSPTLPLLAGLFFLGALAFGIMMTLPIGGADMPVVISLYNAFTGLAVGLEGYALQNPALMIAGMVVGSAGTLLTVLMAKAMNRSLTNVLFSNFGDAVVAGGDATHGEMKSADASDAAIAMRYASSVVIIPGYGLAVAQAQQKLYEFVKLLQAAGVDVKFAIHPVAGRMPGHMNVLLAEAGVPYDIIYDMEDINADFTNTDVALVIGANDVVNPAARTDKSSPIYGMPILNADQAHQVYVVKRGQGKGYSGVENLLFFQENCNMVYGDAQAVLTQMVQAVKDLAA; from the coding sequence ATGATTATCCAGCACACGCTCGGACTGAGCGGACTTGCCGCAGCCGCCCTGTTCATCTTCGGCCTGAAGCGCATGTCGTCGCCGGTAACCGCCTTGTCGGGAATCGTCGTGGCTGGCGTCGGCATGATTGTCGCGGTCGCCGCAAGCTTCCTCGCAGTATTCGATGTCACTGAGACGGTCCGCCCGTATCTCGGCGTCAATATTATTCTGGCGCTCGCTGCCCTCGCACTCGGCGGCGGCTGGGCCTGGCTGCGCGGCAAGAAGGTCGAGATGACCGCGATACCGCAGATGGTCGCACTCTATAATGGCATGGGCGGTGGTGCCGCGGCAGCGGTTGCGGCCGTTGAGTTGTCGGCGCGCGGTGCGTCGAACCCGGTGATCCTGGCTGTGACCGCCGCCGGCGCGCTGATCGGCTCCATCTCGCTTACCGGTTCTGTGATCGCCTGGGCAAAGCTCGATGGCAAGATCAGGAAGCCGTTCCGGTTCAGGGGGCAGCGTCTCGTCAACGGCGCCTTGTTCACCCTGACGCTCCTGCTCGGCATCGCGCTCGTCATTTTCTTTGACAGTCCGACGTTGCCGCTTCTCGCCGGCTTGTTCTTCCTCGGTGCACTGGCCTTTGGCATCATGATGACCCTGCCGATCGGCGGCGCCGACATGCCGGTTGTGATCTCGCTCTACAACGCCTTCACAGGTCTTGCCGTGGGTCTCGAAGGTTATGCGCTTCAGAACCCGGCCCTGATGATCGCGGGCATGGTCGTGGGCTCGGCCGGCACGCTCCTCACCGTGCTGATGGCGAAGGCGATGAATCGCTCGCTGACCAACGTTCTGTTTTCGAACTTCGGAGATGCAGTCGTTGCGGGCGGCGACGCGACCCACGGAGAAATGAAGAGCGCCGACGCAAGCGACGCGGCCATCGCCATGCGCTACGCCTCGAGTGTTGTCATCATCCCCGGCTATGGCCTCGCCGTCGCGCAGGCACAGCAGAAGCTCTACGAATTCGTAAAACTGCTTCAGGCAGCTGGTGTGGATGTGAAGTTCGCCATCCATCCGGTAGCGGGTCGCATGCCCGGGCACATGAACGTGCTGCTTGCTGAAGCCGGGGTCCCCTATGACATCATATACGACATGGAAGACATTAACGCTGACTTCACCAATACCGATGTCGCACTGGTGATCGGAGCGAACGACGTCGTCAATCCGGCGGCTCGCACCGACAAGTCATCGCCGATCTATGGCATGCCTATCCTCAATGCCGATCAGGCCCACCAAGTCTATGTTGTCAAGCGTGGCCAAGGCAAAGGCTATTCTGGTGTCGAGAACCTTCTGTTCTTCCAAGAAAATTGTAACATGGTCTACGGCGATGCGCAGGCCGTGCTGACCCAGATGGTCCAGGCCGTGAAAGATCTCGCGGCCTAA
- a CDS encoding iron ABC transporter permease, protein MIRIVSLSLLLLAGISASLAYGDHTVSFSDLLSVLTQPAGINPQVEMIVLDLRMPRALLAALVGAALAVAGAIAQAVMRNPLAEPGILGINAGAALAAMIVIVALDNAPIQLLPWAGFAGAGGMAAAIYMLSWRNGGTSSLRIILIGIGLSALAGAATTFLTAFGEVGDVQRAMIWLAGSVYHADWMGVYVLTLWLVTPLAVTMISSRQLDLIRFGDNAARSLGQRVNLVRGLMILLCALLSGAAVAAAGLISFVGLVAPHIARRIVGPAHARLIPVSALIGATLVVAADLAGRSIIAPAQLPAGIVTALIGAPFFAYLLWGRRHVPA, encoded by the coding sequence ATGATCCGCATTGTCTCTCTCTCGTTGCTGCTTCTGGCAGGTATTTCCGCTTCTCTTGCTTATGGCGATCATACCGTATCGTTTAGCGATCTGTTGTCGGTTCTGACACAGCCAGCGGGCATCAATCCACAGGTCGAGATGATCGTGCTCGACCTGCGCATGCCACGCGCATTGCTCGCCGCACTGGTCGGTGCAGCTCTTGCCGTGGCCGGGGCAATAGCACAGGCTGTGATGCGCAACCCGCTCGCTGAACCCGGCATCCTCGGCATCAATGCCGGCGCGGCTCTTGCAGCCATGATCGTCATCGTGGCGCTCGACAATGCACCGATCCAGCTTTTGCCCTGGGCTGGCTTTGCTGGCGCAGGCGGGATGGCAGCTGCAATCTACATGCTGTCATGGCGCAATGGCGGCACCTCGTCGCTGCGCATTATCCTAATAGGCATCGGGCTTTCCGCACTAGCGGGCGCGGCCACGACCTTTCTCACCGCCTTCGGCGAGGTTGGAGACGTGCAGCGCGCCATGATCTGGCTCGCTGGCAGCGTCTATCACGCAGATTGGATGGGAGTGTATGTCCTCACACTCTGGCTTGTCACACCCTTGGCGGTGACGATGATTTCGAGTCGGCAACTCGACCTGATCCGTTTTGGCGACAATGCCGCGCGCAGTCTTGGACAGCGCGTCAACCTCGTTCGAGGACTGATGATCCTGCTTTGTGCGCTTCTGTCCGGCGCGGCCGTCGCCGCCGCCGGGCTGATCAGCTTCGTCGGGTTGGTCGCGCCGCATATAGCCCGCCGAATTGTCGGTCCGGCCCATGCAAGGCTGATCCCCGTGTCGGCTTTGATCGGCGCAACGCTGGTCGTGGCGGCGGACCTTGCAGGTCGCTCGATCATCGCCCCGGCCCAGCTTCCAGCCGGGATCGTAACCGCGCTGATCGGCGCACCTTTTTTCGCATATCTGCTATGGGGGCGTCGTCATGTCCCGGCCTGA
- a CDS encoding NAD(P) transhydrogenase subunit alpha — MRMLMSIKIAVLKETKPGEKRVSMVPSVVQRLERLGSSIVLERGAGLAATFADAAYKDATFMDTGDALVADADVVLAVQPPSTATVAAIKPGAVLVSFIYGQTNGELVIALRDRKITAFAMELIPRISRAQSMDALSSQAALAGYYAPLLGAVNMPRILPMMTTAVGSLRAAKVLVMGLGVAGLSALATSHRLGAICEGYDVRPETAEQARSLGAKFVDTGIDARGEGGYARELTPDEKAKVRHVLSQHIADADMIITTAAVPGRRAPVLIEADQIAAMKPGAVIVDLGAEGGGNCEGTKPGETVTVGPATILAPLDVPSALAQHASELYAKNILNLLTLIVKDGALTLDFEDEVIAGTVLTHAGEIRNEAVRSSIEGKTSSRAEISK, encoded by the coding sequence ATGAGGATGCTCATGTCGATCAAAATCGCAGTCTTGAAGGAAACAAAGCCGGGCGAGAAACGCGTCTCAATGGTTCCCTCGGTCGTTCAACGGCTAGAGCGTCTCGGCTCCTCAATCGTGCTCGAACGAGGCGCGGGACTCGCCGCGACATTCGCCGACGCCGCATACAAGGACGCAACCTTTATGGACACGGGTGATGCCCTGGTCGCGGATGCCGACGTGGTTCTCGCCGTGCAACCTCCATCAACCGCGACCGTAGCGGCCATCAAACCGGGTGCCGTGCTGGTCTCGTTCATTTACGGGCAGACGAACGGAGAATTGGTCATCGCACTGCGCGACCGCAAGATAACGGCGTTCGCCATGGAGCTTATCCCCCGTATCAGTCGCGCGCAGTCCATGGATGCGCTATCCAGTCAGGCGGCGTTGGCCGGTTATTACGCACCCCTTCTGGGCGCAGTTAACATGCCACGTATCCTTCCGATGATGACGACTGCCGTCGGCTCGTTGCGGGCAGCCAAGGTGCTGGTGATGGGGCTTGGTGTCGCTGGCCTCTCGGCTCTGGCGACATCGCACCGGCTCGGTGCGATCTGTGAGGGCTATGATGTTCGTCCTGAAACTGCGGAACAGGCGCGTTCGCTCGGCGCGAAATTCGTCGATACAGGCATAGACGCCCGTGGTGAAGGCGGCTATGCGCGCGAATTGACGCCCGATGAGAAAGCGAAAGTTCGGCATGTACTTTCGCAGCACATCGCCGATGCAGACATGATCATCACCACAGCGGCGGTCCCCGGTCGGCGTGCGCCGGTGCTGATTGAGGCCGACCAGATCGCGGCGATGAAACCAGGTGCCGTGATCGTGGATCTCGGCGCGGAGGGTGGCGGCAACTGTGAAGGCACAAAGCCGGGAGAAACTGTGACTGTCGGGCCAGCAACCATTCTGGCGCCGCTCGACGTGCCTTCCGCACTCGCTCAGCATGCGAGTGAGCTTTATGCAAAGAACATCCTCAACCTCCTGACGCTCATCGTGAAGGATGGCGCCCTCACCCTCGATTTCGAGGATGAGGTGATCGCCGGAACCGTGCTCACCCATGCGGGCGAAATCCGCAATGAAGCGGTGCGAAGCTCCATCGAAGGCAAAACTTCAAGCAGAGCGGAGATCTCGAAATGA
- a CDS encoding iron-siderophore ABC transporter substrate-binding protein, producing the protein MEIFRSLLMSLGMLLAAIPAWASCDGRTIAKNVYEAPVCVPKKPQRVVVLDHFYNLGMALELDIPVVGAPLMAAPDAELRERATDAFIKDIGNARQPNLELIISLKPDLIVGEAQFHGQFYDKLSLIAPTALIDAANWKEHFLLLADVADRSDEGAKLLKAYEARASAIRTRVPADVEVSAIRVAPHGFHVYLDSPSAYAPYAVLREAGIRRTAYETTEDDAVLKRPDWEELKALNGDILLYVVAAGNAPGQDEELNAVTIGNPFWQMLPAVQERHAYRVEKGAWFGFNSIASAHRVLDDIERYVLNRP; encoded by the coding sequence ATGGAAATTTTTCGGTCGCTTCTTATGAGTTTGGGCATGTTGTTGGCGGCTATTCCAGCGTGGGCATCGTGCGATGGGAGAACCATAGCCAAGAACGTCTATGAAGCCCCGGTTTGTGTGCCCAAAAAGCCTCAGCGCGTGGTTGTCCTCGACCATTTCTATAATCTGGGAATGGCTTTAGAACTGGATATTCCGGTCGTTGGCGCGCCGCTGATGGCGGCGCCGGACGCAGAATTGCGCGAGCGCGCGACAGACGCCTTTATTAAGGACATCGGCAACGCGCGTCAGCCCAATTTAGAGTTGATAATCAGCCTCAAGCCGGATCTCATTGTCGGTGAGGCGCAATTCCATGGCCAATTCTACGATAAACTTTCCCTGATCGCACCGACAGCTCTGATCGACGCAGCAAATTGGAAGGAACACTTCCTCCTGCTAGCCGATGTTGCTGATCGTTCAGATGAGGGTGCCAAGCTTCTGAAAGCTTACGAGGCGCGTGCGTCCGCTATCCGCACTCGCGTGCCTGCTGACGTCGAAGTCTCAGCAATCAGAGTCGCACCACATGGCTTTCATGTCTATCTTGACAGTCCGTCGGCCTATGCGCCCTACGCCGTCCTCCGGGAGGCGGGTATAAGACGCACCGCCTATGAAACGACTGAGGATGACGCGGTGCTAAAGCGCCCGGATTGGGAGGAGCTAAAAGCCTTGAACGGCGATATTCTTCTCTACGTGGTCGCCGCTGGAAATGCGCCCGGCCAGGACGAGGAACTGAATGCGGTGACCATCGGCAATCCGTTTTGGCAGATGCTTCCTGCAGTGCAGGAAAGACATGCGTATCGTGTCGAGAAGGGGGCATGGTTTGGCTTTAACAGTATTGCCTCTGCCCATCGGGTTCTCGACGACATCGAACGCTATGTCCTGAACAGGCCGTGA
- a CDS encoding SDR family NAD(P)-dependent oxidoreductase: protein MKKEVETLGSKASTFSADVNKRDNGYAVIKHTEQELGGFDVMVNNAGIASFPPKPVIA, encoded by the coding sequence GTGAAGAAGGAGGTAGAGACGCTCGGAAGCAAGGCCAGCACTTTCTCTGCCGATGTCAACAAGCGGGATAACGGCTACGCCGTGATCAAGCACACCGAACAGGAACTCGGCGGCTTCGACGTAATGGTCAACAATGCCGGGATTGCCTCTTTCCCTCCTAAGCCTGTCATCGCGTGA
- a CDS encoding NAD(P) transhydrogenase subunit alpha, whose product MTIDTSMTWLIALYIFMLAAFTGYEVIRRVPSILHTPLMSGSNFIHGIVVVGALHALINATSLFGQILGFIAVALGAANAAGGYVVTDRMLAMFKTSDAEKK is encoded by the coding sequence ATGACCATCGACACATCCATGACTTGGCTGATTGCCCTCTATATCTTCATGCTGGCGGCGTTCACTGGCTATGAAGTAATCAGACGTGTTCCCTCGATCCTGCACACGCCGCTTATGTCCGGATCGAACTTCATCCACGGCATCGTCGTCGTCGGTGCTCTGCACGCCCTCATCAACGCGACCAGCCTGTTCGGGCAGATTCTCGGCTTCATCGCCGTCGCGCTCGGCGCTGCCAATGCCGCCGGCGGTTATGTGGTCACGGATCGCATGCTTGCCATGTTCAAGACTAGCGATGCGGAGAAAAAGTGA
- a CDS encoding zinc-binding dehydrogenase, with protein sequence MRSAIHAAFGEPADVLALGESSIPQPGPGQVRIRTILSPIHNHDIWTVRGSYGYKPELPAIGGSEAVGTIDALGDEVTDVTVGQRVAVASVHGTWAEYFLAPAAGLVPVPDAISDEAAAQLIAMPFSAISLLDFLEVKSGEWVIQNAANGAVGKTLAILAAARGVHVVNLVRRDAGIEELAALNIANAVSTATDGWQDRVRTITGGAFIRAAVDSIGGRASGDLLNLLGESGLLVSFGTMAGEPMQLSSGDLIFKQAVVKGFWGSKVSAAMPVQKRVALIGELLRMVATGELNLPVEAVFPLDQIADAVCACLAPGKAGKVLLKP encoded by the coding sequence ATGAGAAGTGCAATTCACGCCGCATTCGGCGAACCAGCCGACGTCCTCGCCCTCGGTGAAAGCTCTATTCCTCAACCTGGACCGGGTCAGGTGCGGATCAGGACCATCCTGTCGCCGATCCATAATCATGATATCTGGACGGTTCGCGGCAGCTACGGATACAAGCCAGAACTACCCGCAATTGGAGGCTCCGAAGCCGTGGGCACCATCGATGCTCTGGGTGATGAAGTGACCGACGTGACTGTCGGTCAGCGGGTCGCCGTTGCATCCGTCCACGGGACATGGGCCGAGTATTTCCTCGCTCCGGCAGCCGGGCTGGTCCCCGTCCCGGACGCAATTTCCGACGAGGCCGCAGCGCAGCTCATCGCCATGCCGTTCAGCGCCATTTCGCTTCTCGATTTCCTGGAGGTGAAGAGCGGTGAATGGGTGATTCAGAACGCCGCAAACGGCGCGGTCGGCAAGACGCTGGCGATACTGGCGGCGGCACGCGGCGTGCATGTGGTCAATCTCGTACGCCGCGATGCCGGGATAGAGGAGCTCGCGGCCCTCAACATCGCCAACGCAGTCTCGACGGCGACTGATGGCTGGCAGGATCGTGTGCGCACCATCACCGGCGGGGCGTTCATCCGTGCAGCTGTCGATTCCATCGGCGGCAGGGCCAGCGGCGATCTTCTGAACCTGCTCGGCGAGAGCGGATTGCTCGTGTCGTTCGGCACCATGGCCGGCGAACCGATGCAGCTTTCCTCGGGTGATCTCATCTTCAAACAGGCGGTCGTGAAAGGGTTCTGGGGCTCAAAGGTTAGTGCCGCCATGCCGGTGCAAAAGCGCGTCGCCCTGATCGGTGAATTGCTACGGATGGTCGCGACGGGCGAGCTTAATCTGCCGGTCGAGGCGGTCTTCCCGCTCGACCAGATTGCTGATGCGGTGTGCGCCTGTCTGGCCCCCGGCAAAGCCGGCAAAGTGCTGCTAAAGCCTTGA